The bacterium genome includes a window with the following:
- a CDS encoding NADH-quinone oxidoreductase subunit J produces MLSLIVFWVAALVAIAAAVRVITVRNPITCVLHLIVTLVALAVLFLQLSAEFIAILQIIIYAGAIMVLFLFIVMMLNLKRDEFGPNPLRGIRVFGGILGATFLAELFVLFGGVDAVVGPAPEGFGSVTAIGKALFGGYLFAFELTSILLLAAALAVMVVARPRRDGEVEG; encoded by the coding sequence ATGCTGAGTCTGATCGTCTTCTGGGTTGCCGCTCTTGTGGCCATCGCCGCCGCCGTGCGCGTCATCACCGTGCGCAACCCGATCACCTGCGTCCTCCACCTGATTGTCACCCTCGTCGCGCTGGCCGTCCTCTTCCTGCAATTGTCGGCGGAGTTTATCGCCATTCTCCAGATTATCATCTACGCCGGCGCCATCATGGTGTTGTTCCTGTTCATCGTGATGATGCTCAACCTGAAACGCGATGAGTTCGGGCCCAATCCGCTGCGCGGCATCCGCGTCTTCGGCGGGATACTGGGCGCCACCTTCCTTGCAGAGCTCTTCGTCCTCTTCGGCGGCGTCGATGCGGTTGTCGGCCCGGCGCCTGAGGGATTTGGCAGCGTCACTGCCATCGGCAAGGCGCTGTTCGGCGGATACCTGTTTGCGTTCGAACTGACGTCGATTCTGCTACTGGCCGCCGCGCTGGCGGTGATGGTGGTGGCGCGTCCGCGCCGCGACGGCGAGGTCGAGGGATAA
- a CDS encoding DEAD/DEAH box helicase, whose amino-acid sequence MTLEQVLEKLRKDSHVEHWHTISARSGDYRDYPASIDPRLADAYRRRGVAKLYRHQAEAIDAVERGDNVVVVTPTASGKTLCYNLPVLDAILRDPSARALYLFPTKALSQDQRAELVELTESAGIDIKTHTFDGDTPSTARRAVRIAGQIVITNPDMLHSGILPHHTKWVKLFENLRYVVIDELHHYRGVFGSHLGNVIRRLLRIAAFYNADPQFIACSATIHNPDELAERIVGRKFVVVDRNGAPTAEKHVILYNPPLVNEALGIRRSSLSVANKLAAEFLTHNITTIVFARMRRSVEVILTYLREHLAMIKRNPHLVVGYRGGYLPNERRRIEEGLRRGSIRGVVSTNALELGIDVGSLDVAILCGYPGTLASMRQQIGRAGRRQGISAAIMVANSSPVDQFLIRHPEYIFDRPVESGIVDPNNLVVLMSHLKCAAFELPFGADAKFGVDMTQPMLEYLRENRVLTQSGGRYFWASDIYPAGEVSLRAASPENFTIHNRSDKNRIIGETDLFSAPVFLHPDAIYLHGAGQYQVKDLDWEGRRAYVEEVNVDYFTDAETKTDLKILTVENDRIAPDMRLGHGEVSLTTVAVLFKKIRFHTHENVGSGKISLPELEMHTTAFWADFPADIAAKLGYPIGNLGEILRAAANALGQMAPLWVMSDPRDLGALSQVRAPHSGLPTIYLYDNVPGGVGFSQKIFEMASDLFSETARLIRECSCQSGCPACVGPEMEIGRIGKRGAADLLEFAAKSATLETRPRVNEPVAQLDGEEGGID is encoded by the coding sequence ATGACCCTCGAACAGGTTCTCGAAAAACTGCGCAAGGACAGCCACGTCGAGCACTGGCACACCATCTCCGCCCGCAGCGGCGACTACCGCGACTATCCCGCATCGATCGACCCGCGGCTGGCCGATGCGTACCGTCGGCGGGGCGTGGCCAAGCTCTACCGCCATCAGGCCGAGGCGATCGACGCGGTCGAGCGCGGCGACAATGTGGTGGTCGTGACCCCGACCGCCTCCGGCAAGACCCTCTGCTACAACCTGCCGGTGCTCGACGCCATCCTCCGCGACCCGTCCGCCCGCGCTCTGTACCTGTTTCCGACCAAGGCGCTCTCGCAGGATCAACGCGCCGAGTTGGTCGAATTGACCGAGAGCGCCGGCATCGACATCAAGACCCACACGTTCGACGGCGACACGCCCTCGACCGCCCGTCGCGCCGTGCGCATCGCCGGGCAGATCGTCATCACCAACCCCGACATGCTGCACTCCGGCATTCTGCCCCACCACACCAAGTGGGTCAAACTCTTCGAAAACCTCCGCTATGTTGTCATCGATGAACTGCACCACTACCGCGGCGTCTTCGGCTCGCACCTGGGCAACGTAATCCGCCGCTTGCTGCGCATTGCCGCCTTCTACAACGCCGATCCGCAGTTCATCGCCTGCTCGGCCACCATCCACAATCCCGATGAACTGGCCGAACGGATCGTGGGCAGGAAGTTCGTCGTGGTTGACCGCAACGGCGCCCCGACCGCCGAAAAGCATGTCATCCTCTACAACCCGCCGCTGGTCAACGAGGCCCTCGGCATCCGTCGCTCCTCGCTGTCGGTGGCCAATAAGCTGGCCGCCGAGTTCCTGACGCACAACATTACCACCATCGTCTTTGCGCGCATGCGCCGGTCGGTCGAGGTCATCCTCACCTACCTGCGCGAGCACTTGGCGATGATCAAACGCAACCCGCATCTGGTGGTCGGCTACCGCGGCGGATATCTGCCCAATGAGCGCCGCCGCATCGAGGAGGGGCTGCGCCGCGGCTCAATCCGTGGCGTGGTCTCCACCAACGCCCTCGAGCTGGGCATCGATGTCGGCTCGCTGGATGTCGCGATCCTCTGCGGCTACCCCGGCACCCTGGCCTCGATGCGCCAGCAGATCGGACGCGCCGGGCGGCGGCAGGGGATATCGGCGGCGATCATGGTCGCCAACTCCTCGCCCGTCGACCAGTTCCTCATCCGCCACCCTGAGTATATCTTCGACCGCCCGGTCGAATCGGGAATTGTCGACCCGAACAATCTGGTCGTGCTGATGTCCCACCTGAAATGCGCCGCCTTCGAGCTGCCGTTCGGCGCCGATGCCAAATTCGGTGTCGACATGACCCAGCCGATGCTGGAGTACCTGCGCGAAAACCGGGTGCTGACCCAGTCGGGCGGACGCTACTTCTGGGCCTCCGACATCTATCCCGCCGGCGAGGTCTCCCTGCGCGCCGCCTCGCCGGAGAACTTCACCATCCACAACCGCTCCGACAAAAACCGCATCATCGGCGAGACCGACCTGTTCTCGGCGCCGGTCTTTCTGCATCCCGACGCCATTTACCTCCACGGCGCCGGGCAGTACCAGGTTAAGGACCTCGACTGGGAGGGACGACGCGCCTATGTCGAGGAAGTCAACGTCGACTACTTCACCGACGCCGAAACCAAGACTGACCTGAAGATCCTCACGGTCGAAAACGACCGCATCGCCCCCGACATGCGGCTGGGGCATGGCGAAGTGTCGCTGACCACCGTCGCCGTGCTGTTCAAGAAGATCCGTTTCCACACCCACGAAAACGTCGGCTCCGGCAAGATCAGTCTGCCCGAACTGGAGATGCACACCACCGCCTTCTGGGCCGATTTCCCCGCCGACATCGCCGCGAAACTGGGCTACCCGATCGGCAACCTGGGGGAGATCCTGCGCGCCGCCGCCAATGCGCTGGGGCAAATGGCCCCCCTGTGGGTGATGTCCGATCCGCGCGACCTCGGCGCGCTCTCGCAGGTGCGCGCACCGCATTCCGGGCTGCCGACGATTTACCTCTACGACAACGTCCCCGGCGGCGTCGGCTTTTCGCAAAAGATTTTCGAGATGGCCTCCGACCTCTTCTCCGAGACCGCCCGGCTGATCCGCGAATGCTCCTGCCAGAGCGGCTGCCCCGCCTGTGTCGGTCCGGAAATGGAAATCGGCCGCATCGGCAAAAGAGGCGCCGCCGACCTGCTGGAGTTCGCGGCCAAATCGGCGACGCTGGAGACACGCCCGCGCGTCAACGAACCGGTGGCGCAGCTTGATGGGGAAGAGGGTGGGATTGATTAA
- a CDS encoding ROK family protein, translating into MNIHLGIDIGGTWIKYGAIDAEGHILFADRARTRGAEGQQATLDGIVGCARALCDWARRAGHTPVSAGIGSPGTINPSTHKVQPPTPNLTTIIGVNLAELVEHDTGLPTAIDNDANCAAWAEYCYGAGRGIDNLICVTVGSGIGSGFIVDGNIFSGPNGSGGEMGHITLDYRGPRCPCGNHGCLELYASANAVIRKAAAAADTQSDSALASLRDASADGMTLAILFDAFARGDATARQILVESAHQLAMGILSAVNLFDPEAVIIGGGMADADRDGFWLGQVGERIRAHAFSVEAKNLRVGKAALGNDAGFIGAAALGAYALGKSG; encoded by the coding sequence ATGAACATCCATCTTGGCATCGACATCGGCGGCACCTGGATCAAGTATGGCGCCATCGACGCCGAAGGGCATATCCTCTTCGCCGATCGTGCCCGCACCCGCGGCGCCGAAGGACAGCAGGCGACGCTCGATGGCATCGTCGGTTGCGCCCGCGCGCTCTGCGACTGGGCCCGGCGCGCCGGCCACACCCCCGTCTCCGCCGGCATCGGCTCTCCCGGCACGATCAATCCATCCACCCACAAGGTGCAACCGCCCACGCCGAACCTGACCACGATCATCGGCGTCAATCTGGCCGAGTTGGTCGAACACGACACCGGTCTGCCGACGGCCATCGACAACGATGCCAATTGCGCCGCGTGGGCCGAATACTGCTACGGCGCCGGACGCGGCATCGACAACCTGATCTGCGTCACCGTCGGTTCCGGCATCGGCAGCGGATTCATCGTCGACGGGAACATCTTCTCCGGCCCCAATGGCTCGGGCGGGGAGATGGGGCACATCACCCTCGACTATCGCGGCCCGCGCTGCCCCTGCGGCAATCATGGCTGCCTCGAATTGTATGCCTCCGCCAACGCGGTCATCCGCAAGGCGGCGGCCGCCGCCGACACGCAGTCCGATTCGGCTCTGGCCTCGCTGCGCGACGCGTCGGCCGACGGCATGACGCTGGCCATCCTCTTCGACGCATTCGCGCGGGGAGATGCGACCGCCCGGCAGATTCTGGTCGAATCGGCGCACCAACTGGCGATGGGAATTTTGAGCGCGGTTAATCTCTTTGATCCGGAGGCCGTGATCATCGGCGGGGGGATGGCCGACGCCGACCGCGACGGGTTCTGGCTGGGGCAGGTCGGCGAACGCATCCGCGCGCATGCCTTCTCCGTCGAGGCAAAAAACCTGCGCGTCGGCAAAGCGGCGCTGGGCAACGACGCCGGTTTCATCGGCGCGGCCGCCCTGGGGGCCTACGCGCTCGGCAAAAGCGGTTGA
- a CDS encoding archaemetzincin family Zn-dependent metalloprotease, with protein sequence MKSRGKIIIVPLGDLDFYQVNKLAANLSIAFSAGVDILQGVEVPDEAENQERGQFYATVILTKLELMRQNDNERILGLTEEDLYIPTVPFVYGEADPVSGCAVMSFYRMRLEFYGMAEDEKQIFSRAVKEGIHLVGQLFHLAACSNPRCVMYRSASMSDTDAKAEKFCDNCQRRLVRHGV encoded by the coding sequence ATGAAATCGCGCGGCAAGATCATCATCGTCCCGCTCGGCGATCTCGACTTCTACCAGGTCAACAAGCTCGCCGCCAATCTCTCCATCGCTTTTTCCGCCGGCGTCGACATCCTGCAGGGAGTCGAGGTGCCCGACGAGGCCGAGAATCAGGAACGTGGTCAGTTCTACGCCACCGTGATCCTGACCAAGCTGGAACTGATGCGCCAAAACGACAACGAGCGGATCCTCGGCCTGACCGAGGAGGATCTCTACATCCCGACCGTGCCGTTTGTCTACGGCGAGGCCGATCCGGTCTCCGGCTGCGCGGTGATGTCATTCTACCGCATGCGGCTTGAGTTTTACGGCATGGCCGAGGATGAAAAGCAGATCTTCTCGCGCGCGGTCAAAGAAGGCATCCACCTGGTCGGGCAATTGTTCCACCTTGCGGCCTGCAGCAACCCCCGCTGTGTGATGTACCGTTCGGCCTCGATGAGTGACACCGACGCCAAAGCCGAAAAATTCTGTGACAACTGCCAGCGCCGCCTGGTCCGCCACGGCGTCTGA
- the nuoK gene encoding NADH-quinone oxidoreductase subunit NuoK yields the protein MLPVPLEHYLIVAGILFTLGVVGVMVRRNAIVTLMSVELMLNAANLLLVVFARVHHDIGGQAMVFFVLTVAAAEAAVGLAILVAVYRRKRSVDVDGLNMLKG from the coding sequence ATGCTGCCCGTGCCGCTGGAACATTACCTCATCGTCGCCGGGATTCTCTTCACTCTCGGCGTGGTCGGCGTGATGGTCCGCCGCAACGCCATCGTCACCCTGATGAGTGTCGAGTTGATGCTCAACGCCGCCAATCTGCTGCTGGTCGTCTTTGCCCGCGTCCACCATGACATCGGCGGGCAGGCGATGGTCTTTTTTGTGCTGACCGTGGCGGCCGCCGAAGCCGCGGTCGGGCTGGCAATCCTGGTTGCGGTCTACCGGCGCAAACGGTCGGTCGATGTGGATGGATTGAACATGCTGAAAGGGTGA
- a CDS encoding pyridoxal phosphate-dependent aminotransferase, which yields MSVSTTSLPVSSRPAISVRAHGVPPSPIRKLVGFAEQAKSRGVKVYNLNIGQPDIPTPPQFFEVLRNFNEKVLAYGHSKGHASLLKAWSNYYLRRGLDIHPEQIQITTGGSEAIHFALTLTCDPGDNVVTSEPFYTNYFSLARAAGVELRPFASEPALGYCLPARAVIEQAINERTRAILICSPNNPTGTVLSRDEIATVVQIAEEHNLFILSDEVYREFCYGQTHVSIWQYPQAAHRAIMLDSISKRFSACGARVGALVSRNEAIMDGALRLGQARLCTATVEQLAAVHLMDLDDAYYTGIAREYQTRRDLVIERLGAMPGVRCETPAGAFYLMATLPIDDADRFCQWMLTDFNHNGETVMLAPGPGFYATPGRGTKEVRIAYVLEKPALEQAMAALAAGLRAYPK from the coding sequence ATGAGCGTCTCGACCACCAGTCTGCCCGTGTCCTCCCGCCCGGCCATCTCGGTGCGCGCGCATGGCGTGCCGCCCTCGCCGATCCGCAAACTGGTCGGATTTGCCGAGCAGGCGAAGTCGCGCGGCGTGAAAGTCTACAACCTGAACATCGGCCAGCCCGACATCCCCACGCCGCCGCAGTTTTTCGAAGTCTTGCGCAATTTCAACGAGAAGGTGCTCGCCTACGGCCACTCCAAGGGACATGCCAGTCTGCTGAAGGCCTGGTCGAACTACTATCTGCGGCGCGGCCTGGATATTCACCCCGAACAGATTCAAATCACCACTGGCGGGTCGGAGGCGATTCACTTTGCGTTGACGTTGACCTGCGATCCGGGCGACAACGTCGTGACTTCCGAGCCGTTCTACACCAACTACTTCTCGCTGGCGCGCGCGGCCGGCGTCGAGTTGCGGCCGTTTGCCTCCGAACCGGCGCTCGGCTACTGCCTGCCCGCGCGCGCCGTGATCGAACAGGCCATCAACGAACGCACACGCGCCATCCTCATCTGCTCGCCCAACAACCCGACCGGCACCGTGCTCTCCCGCGATGAAATCGCCACCGTGGTGCAGATCGCCGAGGAGCACAACCTCTTCATCCTTTCCGATGAGGTCTATCGCGAGTTCTGCTACGGTCAGACCCATGTGTCGATCTGGCAGTATCCGCAGGCGGCCCACCGCGCGATCATGCTCGATTCGATCTCGAAACGCTTCTCCGCCTGCGGCGCGCGTGTCGGCGCGCTGGTCTCGCGCAACGAGGCGATCATGGACGGGGCCCTGCGGCTGGGTCAGGCGCGGCTGTGCACCGCCACGGTCGAGCAACTGGCGGCGGTGCATCTGATGGACCTCGATGACGCCTACTATACCGGCATCGCCCGCGAGTACCAGACGCGCCGCGATCTGGTGATCGAGCGGCTCGGCGCCATGCCGGGTGTGCGCTGCGAGACACCCGCCGGGGCCTTCTACCTGATGGCCACCCTGCCCATCGATGATGCCGACCGGTTCTGCCAGTGGATGCTCACCGACTTCAATCACAATGGCGAGACCGTGATGCTCGCCCCCGGGCCGGGATTCTATGCCACACCCGGACGCGGCACCAAGGAAGTGCGCATCGCCTATGTTTTGGAAAAGCCGGCGCTCGAGCAGGCCATGGCGGCCCTGGCGGCCGGACTGCGGGCCTATCCCAAGTAA